The region CGGATACGAAGTTATAGAGGGGGTTTAAAATAAAGCCCATTAGTTAGCTCCTACGCTGGTTTTCTCTGTGGTTTTAGTGTTTGTTGAGGCTTCTTTAACTGCATAATCAACGCCGCCATGTGACCATGGGTTGCAGCGCACTAAACGCCAGAGCGCCATACCTACGCCGCGGATTCCGTAATGCGAAATTGCAGATGCGGCATATGTCGAACAAGATGGGTAATACTTACAACGCGGTGCAAAAGATGGGGAGATCCATTTTTGATAGAAGTTAATTGCCGCAACCAATACTGTGCGCATCTACTTCACCGCGTTTCGGGTTGAGCGTTCCAGTAATTTAGAGACAAGTTTTTCGACCTCTGAGATAACGTCAGAAGATGAACCTTTAGCCAGGGCGCGAATTACAAAGAGAGAGTTTTTTGGAAGTTTTAAAAGTTGTGGCGCTGCCGCATGGCGAAGTTTGCGAGCTAACGCATGGCGCGCAACCGAGCCGCCAACTCCCTTGTTAACAATTAACCCAAACTTTGGTGGGTTGGTTTCTTCTGGAGCAGGGTTGATGTAGAGGTATCCAACGAAGTGCTCTGAGGTAACGCGGGTTCCGCTCTTTGTTGCGCGAGCGAAATCGGCGGTTAAATTCAAACGTGCGTTTTTAGGCAGCACGAGATTTTCCGGTGCGGCTCTATAACTTACGCAGAGAGGCGAACGCGGCCCTTGGCGCGACGAGCTGAAAGAACTGCACGTCCTGCGCGGGTTGCCATGCGTGCGCGGAAGCCGTGCTTCTTGGCGCGACGACGAGTATTAGGTTGGAAGGTGCGCTTTGTCATGATGACTCCTTTTAAAACTTAAATTGCGGCCAGTTCGGCTTGAGCGTGGGCGGGTTTTGACTGACCCGACCTGAGCGCAAACCGGTTTCTATGAACTCTTCATAAATACGGGGGAAGCGAGGGTGTAACGGTAGAGGTGTGGATAGAGTCGGGTCAAACTGGATC is a window of Candidatus Planktophila lacus DNA encoding:
- the yidD gene encoding membrane protein insertion efficiency factor YidD; translated protein: MRTVLVAAINFYQKWISPSFAPRCKYYPSCSTYAASAISHYGIRGVGMALWRLVRCNPWSHGGVDYAVKEASTNTKTTEKTSVGAN
- the rnpA gene encoding ribonuclease P protein component → MLPKNARLNLTADFARATKSGTRVTSEHFVGYLYINPAPEETNPPKFGLIVNKGVGGSVARHALARKLRHAAAPQLLKLPKNSLFVIRALAKGSSSDVISEVEKLVSKLLERSTRNAVK
- the rpmH gene encoding 50S ribosomal protein L34 — encoded protein: MTKRTFQPNTRRRAKKHGFRARMATRAGRAVLSARRAKGRVRLSA